GAAAGATGAATTCCTCGGCGAAGGTCTGTATGGCCAGGCAGACAATGGTGGTCAGGATGATGGCGGGGTTGAGCGTATCGATCGTGCCGGTAAAGCCCTTCGGCGCCATCGCCCAGTCAATGGCTGTGGAAAGGATCAGAACCGTCAGCCAGACCAGCGCGCCGGACCCTACCAGGCGCCAGTTCCAATTGCCGCACAGGTCTTTGAAGGTTTTGCGGTGGAGGAGGAAGGCCGCCAGGGTGAAGCCGGCAATCAGGCCGGCGAAGACCACGCCCTGCAAGGCGAAGAACATGACCGGGTGATCACTGGCGCCTTCAGCCTGCAACTGGTCCGGCGTGATCAGGTGAGTTAGTATCAGCGGCAGAAGCAAAGCGACCACCAGGATCAGCCATATGACTAAGGCGAGTGGCCAGGCGGCAATATAGCGCCAGAGGCTGTTTTTACCGCGCGAAGCAATGTCGAGAT
This sequence is a window from Asticcacaulis sp.. Protein-coding genes within it:
- a CDS encoding CPBP family intramembrane metalloprotease; the protein is MTYLDIASRGKNSLWRYIAAWPLALVIWLILVVALLLPLILTHLITPDQLQAEGASDHPVMFFALQGVVFAGLIAGFTLAAFLLHRKTFKDLCGNWNWRLVGSGALVWLTVLILSTAIDWAMAPKGFTGTIDTLNPAIILTTIVCLAIQTFAEEFIFRGYLTQSLLLATKRPMVAAAIAAVAFGSLHIPNGLPQAVGATVLGFVLSLIAIRTGGLAFGWGLHFANNLFGAIIVVSANDVFKGTPAIITQNTPGLMWWDTVFGIAIMAVLALLVLKDGRFIGSAAQYPK